A region from the Inhella inkyongensis genome encodes:
- a CDS encoding LysR family transcriptional regulator: MLDQIRRMAVFATVVQHGSLGAAARQLQTSTSAVSQQLRALERDLGITLLHRSTRRLALTTEGARFHAGCAAMLAAATQAQEQLAQARDAPEGELRISAPVGFAKHLGPALDALLRAHPNLRLHLEVEDRFTDLLARRIDLAIRFGRLPDSPWTAQRIGEKRMGLFAAPRYLSQLGLPREMDDLRDADWLMLGEDCEARSAPFGLSLTLRPRISCNNQLSLQQLCEAGQGLAVLSLEDVAGAVQAGRLLRLLPEWPLPVLPIYAVVPQRDAQPAKVRHAIAALKTYLASASGERNST; the protein is encoded by the coding sequence ATGCTCGATCAGATTCGCCGCATGGCCGTTTTTGCCACCGTGGTGCAGCACGGCAGCCTGGGGGCGGCCGCGCGGCAGCTGCAGACCAGCACGTCGGCTGTCAGCCAGCAGTTGCGCGCGCTGGAGCGTGACCTCGGGATCACGCTGCTGCATCGCAGCACCCGACGCCTGGCCTTGACGACCGAGGGCGCGCGCTTTCACGCTGGATGCGCAGCCATGTTGGCCGCCGCCACCCAGGCCCAGGAGCAACTGGCCCAGGCGCGCGACGCGCCCGAAGGCGAGTTGCGCATCAGCGCTCCGGTGGGCTTTGCCAAGCACCTCGGTCCGGCTTTGGACGCCTTGTTGCGCGCCCATCCCAACCTGCGTTTGCACCTGGAGGTGGAGGACCGCTTCACCGACCTGCTGGCCCGTCGCATCGACCTGGCGATCCGCTTCGGGCGATTGCCCGACAGCCCCTGGACCGCACAGCGCATCGGCGAGAAGCGCATGGGTCTGTTCGCCGCGCCCCGCTATCTGTCGCAACTGGGCCTTCCGCGCGAAATGGATGATTTGCGGGATGCGGATTGGCTGATGCTGGGCGAGGACTGTGAGGCCCGCTCGGCGCCTTTCGGCTTGTCGCTGACCCTGCGCCCTCGCATCAGCTGCAACAACCAGCTGAGCCTGCAGCAACTGTGCGAGGCGGGTCAGGGTCTGGCGGTCTTGAGCCTGGAGGATGTGGCGGGCGCCGTGCAGGCCGGGCGGCTGCTGCGCTTGCTGCCGGAGTGGCCCCTGCCCGTGTTGCCCATTTATGCGGTGGTGCCCCAGCGCGATGCCCAACCCGCCAAGGTGCGCCATGCCATTGCCGCGCTGAAAACCTATCTGGCCTCCGCCAGCGGCGAACGCAACTCGACCTAG
- the argG gene encoding argininosuccinate synthase, whose product MSATILQSIPVGQRVGIAFSGGLDTSAAVHWMRAKGAVPCAYTANLGQPDEADYDEIPRKALAYGAEIARLIDCRAQLVAEGIAAIQCGAFHISTGGATYFNTTPLGRAVTGTALVVAMKEDGVNVWGDGSTYKGNDIERFYRYGLLANPALKIYKPWLDQRFIDELGGRKEMSEYLVANGFDYKMSVEKAYSTDSNLLGATHEAKDLEFLNKGIRIVNPIMGVAFWKDEVAVKAEEVSVRFEEGVPVALNGREYADPVELFLEANRIGGRHGLGMSDQIENRIIEAKSRGVYEAPGMALLHIAYERLVTGIHNEDTIQQYRANGRQLGRLLYQGRWFDPQCLMLRETAQRWVARPITGEVWLELRRGNDYTLLDTQSPNLTYAPERLSMEKVEDAAFTPLDRIGQLTMRNLDIADTRDKLGVYVRSGLIGKDSGGSMPLLTGEA is encoded by the coding sequence GTGTCCGCCACCATCCTGCAATCCATCCCCGTCGGCCAGCGCGTCGGCATCGCTTTTTCCGGTGGCCTGGACACCAGCGCCGCTGTGCACTGGATGCGAGCCAAGGGCGCCGTACCCTGCGCCTACACCGCCAATCTGGGTCAGCCGGATGAGGCCGATTACGACGAGATCCCCCGCAAGGCCTTGGCCTATGGGGCCGAGATTGCGCGGCTTATCGACTGCCGTGCCCAACTGGTGGCCGAAGGGATTGCCGCCATCCAGTGCGGAGCCTTCCACATTTCCACCGGCGGGGCCACCTACTTCAACACCACGCCCCTGGGCCGCGCCGTGACGGGCACGGCCCTGGTGGTGGCGATGAAGGAGGATGGCGTCAACGTCTGGGGCGACGGCAGCACCTACAAGGGCAATGACATCGAGCGCTTCTACCGCTATGGCCTGCTGGCCAATCCGGCGCTGAAGATCTACAAGCCCTGGCTGGACCAGCGTTTCATCGACGAGCTGGGCGGCCGCAAGGAGATGAGCGAGTACCTTGTCGCCAACGGCTTTGACTACAAGATGTCGGTCGAGAAGGCCTACAGCACCGACAGCAATCTGCTCGGCGCCACCCACGAGGCGAAGGACCTGGAGTTCCTGAACAAGGGCATCCGCATCGTCAATCCCATCATGGGCGTGGCCTTCTGGAAGGACGAGGTGGCGGTGAAGGCCGAAGAGGTCTCGGTGCGCTTTGAAGAGGGTGTGCCGGTGGCCCTGAATGGGCGCGAGTACGCCGATCCGGTGGAGCTCTTCCTGGAAGCCAACCGCATCGGTGGCCGCCATGGCCTGGGCATGAGCGACCAGATCGAGAACCGCATCATCGAAGCCAAGAGCCGCGGCGTGTACGAGGCCCCGGGCATGGCCCTGCTGCACATCGCCTACGAGCGCCTGGTCACCGGCATTCACAACGAGGACACGATCCAGCAGTACCGCGCCAATGGCCGCCAGCTGGGGCGTTTGCTCTACCAGGGCCGTTGGTTCGATCCGCAATGCCTGATGCTGCGCGAAACCGCCCAGCGCTGGGTGGCGCGCCCCATCACCGGCGAGGTCTGGCTGGAGCTGCGCCGCGGCAACGACTACACCCTGCTGGACACGCAGAGCCCCAACCTGACCTATGCGCCCGAGCGTTTGAGCATGGAGAAGGTGGAGGACGCTGCCTTCACGCCGCTGGACCGCATCGGCCAGTTGACGATGCGCAATCTGGACATTGCCGACACCCGCGACAAGCTGGGCGTCTATGTGCGCAGCGGGCTGATCGGCAAGGACTCGGGCGGCAGCATGCCGCTGCTGACGGGCGAGGCCTGA
- the queA gene encoding tRNA preQ1(34) S-adenosylmethionine ribosyltransferase-isomerase QueA — translation MALYTLSDFDYALPPELIAQHPAAERSASRLLDGRGHTPVDRVFRELPGLLAPEDLLVFNDTQVIKARLHGRKASGGTVEALVERVLPGTHEVWAHVRASKSPKPGSQLRLADAFDAEVLGRCGPDGGMFHLRFESDPFALLDRFGHVPLPPYIEHGDGAEDVERYQTVFAAKPGAVAAPTASLHFDAALLAALPCPRAHLTLHVGAGTFQPVRVENIAEHRMHSECFEIPPSTVEAIAACRARGGKVTAVGTTTLRALESAARSGTLQAGAAETEIFITPGFEFRVVDRLITNFHLPKSTLLMLVSAFSGYAHMKALYAHAVQQRYRFFSYGDAMLLERRTEA, via the coding sequence ATGGCCCTCTACACGCTCTCCGACTTTGACTACGCACTCCCGCCGGAGCTAATTGCCCAGCACCCGGCGGCGGAACGCAGCGCCTCGCGCCTGCTGGATGGCCGGGGCCATACACCGGTCGATCGCGTGTTCCGCGAACTGCCCGGCCTGCTGGCACCCGAGGATTTGCTGGTCTTCAACGACACCCAGGTGATCAAGGCGCGCCTGCACGGGCGCAAGGCCAGCGGTGGCACGGTGGAGGCCCTGGTGGAACGGGTGCTGCCAGGCACCCACGAGGTCTGGGCCCATGTGCGAGCCAGCAAGTCGCCCAAGCCCGGCAGCCAGTTGCGACTGGCCGATGCCTTTGATGCCGAGGTGCTGGGGCGCTGTGGGCCGGATGGCGGGATGTTCCATCTGCGCTTTGAGTCCGACCCCTTCGCACTGCTGGACCGCTTTGGCCATGTGCCGCTGCCGCCCTACATCGAGCATGGCGATGGCGCCGAGGATGTGGAGCGGTATCAAACCGTCTTCGCCGCCAAGCCAGGCGCGGTGGCCGCGCCCACGGCCTCACTGCATTTCGACGCGGCCCTGCTGGCCGCCCTGCCCTGCCCGCGCGCCCATTTGACCCTGCATGTGGGCGCCGGCACTTTCCAGCCCGTGCGGGTGGAAAACATCGCCGAACACCGCATGCACAGCGAATGCTTCGAGATTCCGCCCAGCACGGTGGAAGCCATCGCGGCCTGCCGCGCCCGGGGCGGCAAGGTCACCGCCGTGGGCACCACCACCCTGCGCGCACTGGAGTCCGCCGCGCGCAGCGGCACGCTGCAAGCCGGCGCGGCCGAGACCGAAATCTTCATCACCCCGGGCTTCGAGTTCCGCGTGGTGGACCGCCTGATCACCAACTTCCACCTGCCCAAGAGCACGCTGCTGATGCTGGTCAGCGCCTTCAGCGGCTACGCGCACATGAAGGCGCTGTACGCTCATGCGGTGCAGCAGCGTTACCGCTTCTTCAGCTATGGGGATGCAATGCTGCTGGAGCGCCGTACCGAAGCATGA
- a CDS encoding peptidylprolyl isomerase, whose translation MRTQPVVCMLTSRGEIVIELQPQDAPITSTNFLRYVDAQFYNNTLIHHIESDFVFQGGRYSPGGIYKPPLFPNIRLEDLSTLTNARGMVSMARGDAYDSANAQWFVNVRNNPGLDGTRAQRGYAPFGWIISGLPVVDAIKVEPVYPGTSLPRTEVLVYWVKRAN comes from the coding sequence ATGCGCACCCAACCTGTGGTCTGCATGCTGACCAGCCGGGGCGAGATCGTGATCGAACTGCAGCCCCAAGACGCCCCCATCACAAGCACCAACTTCTTGCGGTACGTCGACGCGCAGTTCTACAACAACACGCTCATCCATCACATTGAGAGTGACTTTGTCTTTCAAGGCGGGCGCTACTCCCCCGGCGGCATTTACAAGCCACCGCTGTTCCCCAACATTCGACTTGAAGACCTCTCGACCTTGACCAACGCGCGCGGCATGGTATCGATGGCACGCGGAGACGCCTATGACTCGGCCAACGCCCAGTGGTTCGTCAACGTCCGCAACAACCCCGGCCTGGACGGCACCCGAGCCCAACGCGGCTATGCGCCCTTTGGCTGGATCATTTCCGGGCTGCCGGTGGTTGATGCCATCAAGGTTGAGCCCGTCTACCCGGGCACCAGCCTGCCGCGCACCGAGGTGTTGGTGTACTGGGTCAAGCGCGCCAACTGA
- the panC gene encoding pantoate--beta-alanine ligase, translating into MRLIHSIAELRSAVGAGRAAFVPTMGNLHDGHLALVARARELAPQAPVVVSCFVNRLQFLPHEDFDQYPRTLQADCERLAAQGACDFVFAPSEAELYPEPQGFKIQPPKELADILEGQFRPGFFTGVCTVVAKLFQIVQPQLAVFGKKDYQQLMVIRRMVEQMAMPIAIHGLDTARSPQGLALSSRNAYLSEAHKVQALQLSAALKALIAEWQNGLRDRERMEGEAIDRLAAQGWQPDYLTLRCQHDLSPAREGQALVALGAARLGSTRLIDNIEA; encoded by the coding sequence ATGCGTTTGATTCACAGCATTGCCGAACTGCGTTCGGCAGTCGGCGCCGGTCGCGCCGCCTTTGTGCCCACCATGGGCAATCTGCACGACGGCCATCTGGCCCTTGTGGCGCGGGCGCGTGAGCTAGCACCACAGGCCCCCGTGGTGGTCAGCTGCTTCGTCAACCGCCTGCAGTTCCTGCCGCACGAAGACTTCGACCAGTACCCCCGCACCCTGCAAGCCGACTGCGAGCGCCTGGCCGCGCAAGGCGCCTGCGACTTCGTGTTTGCGCCATCCGAGGCCGAGCTCTATCCCGAGCCGCAGGGCTTCAAGATCCAGCCCCCCAAAGAGCTGGCCGATATCCTGGAAGGTCAGTTCCGCCCCGGCTTCTTCACCGGCGTGTGCACCGTGGTGGCCAAGCTGTTCCAAATCGTCCAGCCCCAGCTCGCGGTGTTCGGCAAAAAGGACTATCAGCAGCTGATGGTCATCCGCCGCATGGTGGAGCAGATGGCCATGCCCATCGCCATTCACGGTCTGGACACCGCACGCAGCCCTCAAGGGCTGGCACTGTCGAGTCGCAATGCGTATTTGAGCGAGGCGCACAAGGTCCAGGCCCTGCAACTCAGCGCTGCCCTCAAGGCCTTGATCGCCGAATGGCAGAACGGCCTGCGCGACCGCGAGCGCATGGAGGGCGAAGCCATCGACCGCCTGGCCGCCCAGGGCTGGCAACCCGACTACCTGACCCTGCGCTGCCAACACGACCTCAGCCCCGCCCGCGAGGGCCAGGCTCTGGTGGCGCTGGGGGCAGCCCGTTTAGGCAGCACGCGGCTGATTGACAACATCGAGGCCTGA
- the panB gene encoding 3-methyl-2-oxobutanoate hydroxymethyltransferase, with amino-acid sequence MSERKPVTLHRLQEMHASGEKIAMLTCYDAAFAHVLDQAGVDILLVGDSLGTVLQAESTTTPVQLADMVYHTRLVARGNKTAWLLGDLPFGSYHESPQQAWRSSLALMQAGAHMVKLECGDWAVDTVRFLTARGIPVCAHLGFTPQTVSALGGFKVQGRGAAAEHVKEQARAFVEAGAQMLLFEMIPAALAREITAWSPVPVIGIGAGLDCSGQVLVLHDMLDITPGRRPRFVKNFMSGTDSIAGAVARYVAEVKSGQFPDEAVHAFT; translated from the coding sequence ATGTCCGAGCGCAAACCCGTCACCCTGCACCGCCTGCAAGAGATGCACGCCAGCGGCGAGAAAATCGCCATGCTGACCTGCTACGACGCCGCCTTCGCCCATGTGCTGGATCAGGCCGGTGTGGACATCCTGCTGGTCGGTGATTCCCTGGGCACGGTGCTGCAGGCCGAAAGCACCACCACCCCGGTGCAGCTGGCCGACATGGTCTATCACACCCGACTGGTCGCCCGGGGCAACAAGACCGCCTGGCTGCTGGGCGATCTGCCCTTCGGCAGCTACCACGAGAGCCCTCAGCAGGCCTGGCGCAGCAGCCTGGCCCTGATGCAGGCCGGCGCCCATATGGTGAAGCTGGAATGCGGCGATTGGGCGGTGGACACCGTGCGCTTCCTGACCGCGCGCGGCATCCCGGTCTGCGCCCACCTGGGCTTCACGCCCCAAACCGTTTCGGCCCTGGGGGGCTTCAAGGTGCAGGGCCGTGGCGCCGCGGCCGAGCATGTGAAGGAGCAGGCCCGCGCCTTTGTCGAGGCCGGCGCGCAGATGCTGCTGTTCGAAATGATCCCGGCCGCCCTGGCGCGCGAGATCACGGCCTGGAGCCCGGTGCCGGTGATCGGCATCGGTGCCGGCCTGGATTGCTCAGGCCAGGTGCTGGTGCTGCACGACATGCTGGACATCACCCCCGGCCGTCGTCCGCGCTTTGTCAAGAATTTCATGTCGGGGACCGACTCCATTGCCGGGGCCGTGGCGCGCTATGTGGCCGAGGTCAAATCCGGCCAGTTCCCCGATGAGGCGGTGCACGCCTTTACCTGA
- a CDS encoding LysR substrate-binding domain-containing protein has product MTLTELRYLVAVARERHFGRAAEACHVSQPTLSVAIKKLEEELDVKLFERGGNEVSVTALGQELVRQAQVVLEQAALMREIAKRGSDPLAGPLRLGVIYTIGPYLLPALVRQVIARTPQMPLLLQENFTVKLLEMLRTGELDCAILAEPFPDTGLALAPLYDEPFRVVVPAGHALAARQVISAEELKRETLLLLGNGHCFRDHVLEVCPEFARFASGAEGIQKSFEGSSLETIKHMVASGLGITVLPELSVPREASHLHMLNFSAPVPSRRVVLAWRRSFTRYEAIAALRNAVMACELPGVQRINA; this is encoded by the coding sequence ATGACCCTGACCGAACTGCGCTATCTGGTGGCCGTGGCGCGCGAGCGTCATTTCGGCCGCGCCGCCGAGGCCTGCCATGTCTCGCAGCCCACCCTGTCCGTGGCCATCAAGAAACTCGAAGAGGAGCTGGACGTCAAGCTCTTCGAGCGGGGTGGCAATGAGGTGAGCGTGACGGCGCTCGGTCAGGAGCTGGTGCGTCAGGCTCAGGTGGTGCTGGAGCAAGCCGCATTGATGCGCGAGATTGCCAAGCGCGGCAGCGATCCGCTGGCCGGGCCGTTGCGCTTGGGTGTCATCTACACCATCGGTCCCTATTTGCTGCCGGCCCTGGTGCGTCAGGTGATTGCACGCACGCCGCAGATGCCGCTGCTGCTGCAGGAGAACTTCACGGTCAAGCTCTTGGAGATGTTGCGCACCGGCGAGCTGGATTGCGCCATCCTGGCCGAGCCCTTCCCCGACACCGGGCTGGCGCTGGCGCCGCTTTACGACGAACCCTTTCGCGTGGTGGTGCCGGCCGGTCACGCGCTGGCTGCGCGCCAGGTCATCAGTGCTGAGGAGCTCAAGCGCGAGACCCTGCTGCTCCTGGGCAATGGCCATTGCTTTCGCGACCATGTGTTGGAGGTCTGCCCCGAGTTTGCGCGCTTTGCCAGCGGCGCCGAGGGCATTCAGAAGAGCTTTGAGGGCTCCTCGCTGGAAACCATCAAGCACATGGTGGCCTCTGGCCTGGGTATCACCGTGCTACCCGAACTCTCGGTGCCGCGCGAGGCCTCGCACCTGCACATGCTGAACTTCAGCGCCCCGGTGCCCAGCCGCCGTGTGGTGCTGGCCTGGCGGCGCAGCTTCACGCGCTATGAGGCCATTGCCGCCTTGCGCAATGCGGTGATGGCCTGCGAGCTGCCCGGGGTTCAGCGCATCAATGCTTGA
- the glpD gene encoding glycerol-3-phosphate dehydrogenase produces the protein MQDSNMLDALVVGGGINGAGIARDLAGRGQSVMLVERDDWASHTSSASSKMIHGGLRYLEQYAFGLVRKSLQERERLLKANPHLMQPLRLVLPHDPAQRPRWMIRLGLFFYDHLAPLGLLPASGSEQLAGQPYGEPLQARFTHGFAYSDGWVDDARLVWHCVLDARQRGARAQSRCALVKAERIDGATPHWRATLQPEGAAPFEVQARALVNAAGPWAAELLGQACGEARPPALRWVQGTHIVIPRRWNHGAGYLLQNPDGRVLFALPYQDDFTLLGTTDQEITQLGRRAQAQDGEVDYLCEQASRWLREPVTRADIRWQFAGIRPLLADEADDPKAITRDYRLDLLAAPGQAARLDVWGGKITTFRLLAEQAADLISPLLGGGKAWTLNASLPGGDCGPLPAFIEQLRREFPHRDPQLIRRWALAHGSRARALLQKEPGTEVVPGISSAELQDAVEHEDVKSADDFLWRRSKLGLRLSTEQRDAVERAVQALMR, from the coding sequence ATGCAGGATTCCAACATGCTTGACGCCTTGGTAGTCGGTGGTGGCATCAACGGCGCGGGCATCGCCCGCGATCTGGCCGGGCGCGGCCAGTCCGTGATGCTGGTCGAACGGGATGACTGGGCCAGTCATACCAGCAGCGCCAGCAGCAAGATGATCCACGGCGGGCTGCGCTATCTGGAGCAGTACGCCTTCGGCCTGGTGCGCAAGAGCCTGCAGGAACGGGAGCGCCTGCTCAAGGCCAACCCGCATCTGATGCAGCCGCTGCGCCTGGTGCTCCCACATGACCCGGCCCAGCGCCCGCGCTGGATGATCCGCCTGGGCCTGTTCTTCTACGACCACCTGGCGCCGCTGGGGCTCTTGCCGGCTTCAGGCAGCGAGCAGCTGGCCGGCCAGCCCTATGGCGAACCGCTGCAGGCGCGCTTCACCCATGGGTTTGCTTACTCCGATGGCTGGGTGGACGACGCCCGTCTGGTCTGGCATTGCGTGCTGGATGCGCGCCAGCGCGGCGCCCGGGCCCAGAGCCGCTGCGCGCTGGTGAAGGCCGAGCGCATCGACGGGGCCACTCCGCATTGGCGCGCCACCCTGCAACCCGAGGGCGCTGCGCCCTTTGAAGTGCAGGCGCGGGCACTGGTCAACGCCGCCGGCCCCTGGGCCGCCGAGCTGCTGGGCCAGGCCTGCGGCGAGGCCCGCCCCCCGGCCTTGCGCTGGGTGCAGGGCACGCACATCGTCATTCCACGGCGCTGGAACCACGGCGCCGGCTACCTGCTGCAGAACCCCGACGGCCGCGTGCTGTTCGCGCTGCCCTACCAAGACGACTTCACCCTGCTGGGCACCACCGATCAAGAGATCACCCAGCTGGGCCGGCGCGCGCAGGCACAGGACGGCGAGGTGGACTACCTGTGTGAGCAGGCCAGCCGCTGGCTGCGTGAGCCCGTCACCCGCGCCGACATCCGCTGGCAGTTCGCCGGCATCCGCCCCCTGCTGGCCGATGAAGCCGACGACCCCAAGGCCATCACACGGGACTACCGGCTGGACCTGCTGGCCGCACCGGGCCAGGCCGCGCGCCTGGATGTCTGGGGCGGCAAGATCACCACCTTCCGGCTGCTGGCCGAACAGGCGGCCGACCTGATCAGCCCCCTGCTGGGCGGTGGCAAGGCCTGGACGCTGAATGCCAGCCTGCCCGGTGGCGACTGCGGCCCGCTGCCCGCCTTCATCGAACAGTTGCGGCGGGAGTTTCCGCATCGTGACCCGCAGTTGATCCGCCGCTGGGCCCTGGCCCATGGCAGCCGCGCGCGGGCGCTGTTGCAAAAAGAGCCCGGCACCGAAGTCGTCCCGGGCATTAGCAGCGCCGAACTGCAAGATGCGGTCGAGCACGAGGACGTGAAGAGCGCCGACGACTTCCTGTGGCGACGCAGCAAGCTGGGACTGCGCCTCAGCACGGAACAACGCGACGCGGTCGAGCGCGCCGTTCAAGCATTGATGCGCTGA
- the glpK gene encoding glycerol kinase GlpK: MDSLVLALDQGTTSSRAILFNAAGENLAQAQQPFEQHFPQPGWVEHDAEEIWRSQLATARQALSGVDAAQVAAIGLTNQRETVVIWERASGRPLTRAVVWQDRRTSEDCARLKAEGHEALVRARSGLTLDPYFSATKIATWLHQHPEWRARAQAGELAVGTIDSWLIWNLTEGRVHATDVTNASRTLLMNLHSGEWDEDLLRLFEIPRALLPEIRPSAADFGHTTLLGGSIRLGGVAGDQQAALFGQGCVQAGQAKNTYGTGCFLLMHTGAQALASTHGLLSTRAAQVGAQPQFALEGSVFIGGAVVQWLRDGLHAIGASHEVEALARSVPDSGGVVFVPAFTGLGAPHWKPDARGAILGLTRGSTQAHIARAALESIAFQSADLLDAMQADASAEGIRLSELRVDGGACANDFLMQFQADVLGVPVLRPRNLEATALGAARLAGLQAGVWGEGGGLAVERRFAPGLSPGVDPRAVWRSALQRVL, translated from the coding sequence ATGGATTCTTTAGTGCTGGCTCTCGACCAGGGCACCACCAGCTCGCGCGCCATTTTGTTCAATGCCGCAGGCGAAAACCTGGCGCAGGCGCAACAACCCTTCGAGCAGCATTTCCCGCAGCCGGGTTGGGTGGAGCATGACGCTGAAGAGATCTGGCGCAGCCAGTTGGCGACCGCGCGGCAGGCGCTGAGCGGTGTGGATGCGGCGCAAGTTGCTGCGATCGGACTGACCAACCAGCGCGAGACCGTGGTGATCTGGGAGCGCGCCAGCGGCCGCCCGCTGACCCGTGCCGTCGTCTGGCAGGACCGGCGCACCTCGGAGGACTGCGCCCGGCTCAAGGCAGAAGGGCATGAGGCGCTGGTGCGGGCCCGCAGCGGCCTCACCCTGGACCCCTATTTCAGCGCCACCAAGATCGCCACCTGGCTGCACCAGCACCCCGAATGGCGCGCTCGGGCGCAAGCGGGCGAGCTGGCCGTGGGCACCATCGACAGCTGGCTGATCTGGAACCTCACCGAGGGCCGCGTTCACGCCACCGACGTGACGAACGCCAGCCGCACCCTCTTGATGAACTTGCACAGCGGCGAGTGGGACGAGGACCTGCTGCGTCTCTTTGAAATCCCGCGCGCCCTGCTGCCGGAGATCCGCCCCTCGGCGGCCGACTTTGGCCACACCACCCTGCTCGGCGGTTCGATCCGCCTCGGCGGCGTGGCGGGGGACCAGCAGGCGGCCCTGTTCGGCCAGGGCTGCGTGCAGGCAGGTCAGGCCAAGAACACCTATGGCACGGGCTGCTTCTTGCTGATGCACACCGGCGCGCAGGCGCTGGCTTCCACCCACGGCCTGCTGAGCACCCGTGCTGCGCAGGTGGGCGCGCAGCCGCAGTTCGCGCTGGAGGGCAGTGTGTTCATCGGTGGCGCGGTGGTGCAGTGGTTGCGCGATGGCTTGCATGCGATTGGCGCCAGCCACGAGGTTGAGGCCCTGGCGCGCTCGGTGCCCGATAGCGGTGGCGTGGTTTTCGTGCCGGCCTTCACCGGGCTGGGCGCGCCGCATTGGAAGCCCGACGCCCGCGGCGCCATCTTGGGGCTGACACGTGGCAGCACCCAAGCCCATATCGCCCGCGCGGCCTTGGAGTCCATTGCCTTTCAGTCGGCCGACTTGTTGGATGCGATGCAAGCCGACGCGTCTGCGGAAGGCATTCGCCTCAGCGAGCTGCGCGTGGACGGCGGCGCCTGCGCCAATGACTTCCTGATGCAGTTCCAGGCCGATGTGCTGGGCGTGCCGGTGCTGCGGCCGCGCAATCTGGAAGCCACCGCCTTGGGTGCCGCGCGACTGGCGGGATTGCAGGCAGGGGTCTGGGGTGAGGGCGGGGGGTTGGCGGTGGAGCGGCGATTCGCGCCCGGTCTTTCGCCTGGAGTGGATCCACGCGCAGTCTGGCGTTCCGCGTTGCAAAGGGTGCTGTAA